In one Drosophila pseudoobscura strain MV-25-SWS-2005 chromosome X, UCI_Dpse_MV25, whole genome shotgun sequence genomic region, the following are encoded:
- the mRpS30 gene encoding 28S ribosomal protein S30, mitochondrial, which yields MLKLTRVNQLRASYIRFVAQATSATSNEYSCQPEYPPIRDLTHKALKRREANDWHEEIRKVPTVEEKIIKVNMPRYYGYKVVDFNDNKIPYNALPVTQHYTRTVLKELPLLSADETETSEFSSVAFLKTARDDIIDALELAHDFYNHQATLPDVAPSDSVNRERQLTQIIVEQLNRALLQILSADYPHLNDVEVDYNPRHEAFWAVGGVDPPKNVVKSKKGRDWQKDDASESVDRLVQYTGAPYLSLRHRQQLCPWMTDGESKMMDPHARHLPRFNHDARTLGYRTSYQHAVNVPGYWPSANGANFGLLSFQSRASLQMRHKAYGDRDLQEALHALAIKSSYSWLLAQANYNGFNTYNDLTYPMNTQTVITNGREWSFYEYQLNTLLLHSNQVNENPRVNFCRGTPPLPLYAEISEKGKCVDFNDATLKQLLRVYMNVPKVERIGNELHPYVTARTSDYENKHQRDFIDKTFKYLCSKRPRHLELPEIYLWEKLYKIDHKTRAMEAKRRFFELELNPWRRTLEKHDKEYLPRAVRPGGRKNREDRFKKTFYP from the exons ATGTTAAAGTTAACTCGTGTAAATCAGTTGCGTGCATCGTACATTCGATTTGTGGCCCAGGCAACGTCTGCTACAAGTAATGAATACTCATGCCAACCGGAGTATCCACCAATTCGGGACCTGACACACAAGGCGCTAAAGCGCAGAGAAGCTAATGATTGGCATGAAGAAATTCGTAAAGTGCCGACAGTAGAAGAAAAAATTATCAAAGTAAATATGCCTCGTTATTATGGATACAAAGTTGTCGACTTCAACGACAACAAAATTCCATACAACGCATTACCGGTCACGCAACATTACACGCGCACAGTACTAAAAGAGTTGCCGCTATTATCTGCTGATGAAACCGAGACGTCGGAATTTAGCTCAGTTGCTTTTCTAAAGACGGCCCGCGATGATATTATTGACGCTCTGGAACTGGCACATGACTTCTACAA CCACCAAGCGACGCTGCCCGACGTTGCGCCTTCTGATTCTGTTAACCGCGAACGACAGCTGACTCAAATTATTGTAGAGCAGCTAAACAGAGCTTTACTGCAGATACTCAGCGCAGACTATCCGCATCTAAATGATGTCGAGGTGGACTACAATCCACGCCACGAGGCCTTTTGGGCAGTTGGCGGCGTGGATCCTCCAAAAAATGTGGTAAAGTCAAAAAAAGGTCGGGACTGGCAAAAAGATGATGCTAGTGAAAGCGTCGACCGATTAGTCCAATACACGGGTGCTCCTTACTTGTCGCTCCGTCATCGTCAGCAGCTGTGTCCGTGGATGACAGACGGGGAAAGTAAAATGATGGACCCACACGCCCGACACCTACCACGCTTCAACCATGATGCCCGAACTTTGGGCTACAGAACCTCGTACCAGCATGCAGTCAATGTCCCCGGCTATTGGCCCAGTGCTAACGGGGCAAATTTTGGATTACTCTCTTTTCAATCGAGAGCATCCCTCCAGATGCGTCATAAGGCATATGGGGATCGCGACCTACAAGAAGCACTTCATGCACTGGCTATTAAATCTTCATACTCATGGCTATTAGCGCAAGCTAATTACAACGGCTTCAATACCTATAACGACCTCACTTACCCTATGAACACCCAAACTGTGATCACAAATGGTCGAGAATGGAGTTTCTACGAGTACCAGTTAAACACGCTGCTTCTGCACAGCAACCAAGTGAACGAAAATCCCCGAGTGAACTTCTGTCGAGGTACACCGCCTCTTCCTCTTTACGCTGAGATATCAGAAAAAGGAAAGTGTGTGGACTTTAATGATGCTACACTGAAGCAGCTGCTCAGAGTGTATATGAACGTCCCCAAGGTCGAGCGTATAGGCAACGAGCTCCACCCGTATGTGACTGCTCGCACCTCTGACTATGAAAATAAACACCAGCGCgattttattgataaaactTTCAAATACTTGTGTTCAAAGCGACCCCGTCACCTTGAGCTGCCCGAGATCTACTTGTGGGAAAAGTTATACAAGATCGACCATAAGACTCGAGCCATGGAGGCGAAACGACGATTCTTTGAGCTGGAATTAAACCCTTGGCGTCGAACGCTTGAAAAACACGACAAAGAATACCTGCCGAGGGCGGTGCGACCGGGTGGCCGTAAGAATCGTGAAGACCGCTTTAAGAAAACATTCTACCCCTAA